In Bacteroidia bacterium, one DNA window encodes the following:
- a CDS encoding helix-hairpin-helix domain-containing protein: MRIFYIISKNLKTFFTFTNTELKGLFLLSFLISLTLAIRIALPHILHKDLNYNEHELMNLYKKMESCIDTHQYQHVYRTTHYINSNDSVTWPPENSNFHKNQGIEKIQQTEKIEINLADSSQLTKIKGLGPYFASKIIKLRNRYHGLYSIWQLQEIHFMDSAKITSISPYLSVNERFIKRHDLNNLHKDSIKGNYYFTFKMVDIINNYRKQHGPYKSVEEVTHTGIVPDSTFQKIKHYLEIRP, encoded by the coding sequence ATGAGAATTTTTTATATTATTTCGAAAAACCTAAAAACCTTTTTCACTTTTACCAATACAGAATTAAAAGGCCTATTTTTATTGTCTTTTTTAATATCTCTTACATTGGCCATCCGAATAGCACTACCCCATATATTGCACAAAGATTTAAATTATAATGAACATGAACTCATGAATTTATATAAAAAAATGGAATCTTGCATTGATACCCACCAATACCAACATGTCTACCGAACTACTCACTATATAAATTCTAATGACTCGGTTACTTGGCCTCCGGAAAACAGCAACTTTCATAAGAATCAAGGAATAGAAAAAATCCAACAAACCGAAAAAATTGAAATTAACCTAGCGGATTCATCACAACTAACGAAAATAAAAGGACTTGGGCCCTACTTCGCTTCCAAGATTATTAAACTAAGAAATAGATATCATGGCCTATATTCAATCTGGCAACTTCAGGAAATACACTTTATGGATAGCGCAAAAATTACTTCTATTTCTCCATACCTAAGTGTAAATGAACGATTTATTAAAAGGCATGACTTAAACAATCTTCATAAGGACTCTATAAAAGGAAATTATTACTTCACCTTTAAAATGGTAGATATTATAAACAATTACAGGAAACAACATGGCCCCTATAAGTCAGTTGAGGAAGTTACTCATACAGGAATTGTTCCAGACTCTACCTTTCAAAAAATTAAGCATTATCTGGAAATTCGGCCATAA
- a CDS encoding choice-of-anchor L domain-containing protein, producing MKKLQLVTLASLGPLFLYSQTITVTPATTATDVQAFVTNTLLGGCVTASNIVYTGSPISIGTFTNGSSIIGFNSGVVMTSGAAAYSVGPNNSGNRSASNFENGDNDLNTLLNTFTNDACVIEFDFLPLSDTVRFTYVWGSEEYPEYVNSGYNDVFAFYLSGGPSNLPPTNIALIPGTSTPVSIDNVNQFTNSSFYINNAGGQGLQYDGYTVPLEAVAAVVPCQSYHIKLVVADVGDYIYDSAVFLKAGSFSAGEGVTLSSSVTSTGNNTIYEGCHDGKFTFSRDASGDLSAPMTIGFQVSGTATPGADYTAFPGSITIPAGQSVANLNLNTILDGSSEANETITITLSNAGCFCSTPPSATLTILNNNALSATISGPATVCSGQSITLTATPTGSFGPYNYSWSPGGSTASSITVSPGTTTTYSLTISDACSAQTASNTLTVSNASATFTIPVSSQCLQNNNFSFTNTGASGSGVSHNWTFGDGTSSTQENPSHTYATAGNFTVTHTISSAGGCSSSSTQNVTVLASPLVTVSTTNSACTSNTGTAIATVSGVSTPVTYSWNTTPVQTTPTATNLGAGVYTVTVSTGGSCNATATGTVSAVSSLQANITATTPTYCGGGTNGTATAIGVGGIQPYSYSWNTTPVQTSATATGLSSTNYIVTVTDAAGCTAFATATISQSNTFLVNVSSTNVTCNLGANGTATAFPQSGTPPFVVLWSSGQNTASISNLTAGTYTVTINDNGGCSGSNTATITQPSSLTATLTTSPVSCAGGNNGSASVSVSGGISPYTYLWGGGQNTASITNQSATSTSVLITDANGCTKSVSGNITQPQPLTISISSHTNITCFGLNNGTANAIASGGTTPYTFSWDNGQSTINANNLSAGAHTVTVTDARGCTNSASITITQPTQVVAGIASFTNVTCNSTNNGTASATASGGIGPYDFLWSGGQTTQSVNGLIPGSYTVTVTDFFGCSSTSNVTISNTPGISLSTNKTDVSCFGQSTGTASVNTLNGQAPFTYSWSNGQLTSTATNLPAGVVTVTVTDAQTCSGSTSITIVQPPDLNVNITGTTNVSCLGSSNGTAVSLASGGTSPYFYQWSNGQNTANANGLSAGSSTVVVTDNNGCMDSAFATIGTPTAVAGLVNVVSNASCNGAANGSLQVTASGGNGGYTYLWSNGQTAAIATNLAVGSYTVEITDALGCSGSASGSITQPTPISIQFPYQLSVSCNGLSDGGISALAAGGNPPYSLLWGDGQTTDTALGLPAGTITLTVTDNNGCSEIDSASIFEPSPILVSSFVIHNALCFGDSNATAGMTILGGSTPYTYAWSNGESGPVANSLYAGDFAIVVTDANGCFGSDSLSVTQPSPVSVSIIGTRAANCFQEPSGQGYAIATGGTAPYQFIWDNGESGDTALHLVPGFHVVAVVDSAGCQAATNDSISGPSQLQIQFTELHNPLCAFDNSGSITILPGGGTPGYTAFWTNGQTGMSAIQLEAGAYTVTLVDSNGCSAQADTFLNNPPVLVISSISTVHLTCNGYNNGRVMVHAEGGTLPYTFAWDNGGTDSIIGQLDGGNYNVVVTDSNGCTVQGGATVLEPDTLEASVLGIDDPSCFGSTNGSGVAFVIGGTQPYSYFLDTVQSPTSVLNDLGAGTYTLYVMDDNSCRDTVIFSLTQPQQVVTIITGTDSICLGGSVQLEASASGGNGIYSYNWPGLGLNDTLITVTPVQDSLLIAVATDFNGCLGLSDTFGITVVMPPNITFTQSAPGGCGAPSLVQFENTTIGTTNVNWDFGNGFVSTINTPSTSYTSVGTFTIQLVGSNAFGCTDSTSSTYVVSEMPIASFVGSDSACNSVILTYDNTSIGAIDYLWIFGDGDTSLEFEPMHIFNDPGVFDVMLIARLDGCSDTAFAPASIVVYQPPIADFSVSGGQQEDAGIVHFVDNSQNGVQWSWSFGDGDSSNVQNPNHLYSNFGEYLIKFTVMSDKGCYANTSRTIYVELFKNLSVPNALIQGGEGETGLFLPKGVGLMEYTCLVYDKWGNLLWSSDKLDNGRPAEGWDGTYKGEAVELGSYMWKIEAKFADSDQWEGKKVGNDYFQTGSVSVIR from the coding sequence TTGAAAAAACTCCAATTAGTTACATTAGCTTCATTGGGGCCATTGTTCCTTTATTCCCAAACTATTACAGTTACTCCTGCTACAACTGCAACAGATGTTCAGGCCTTTGTTACCAATACTTTGTTGGGCGGTTGTGTAACCGCTAGCAACATTGTTTATACCGGGTCGCCGATTTCTATTGGTACATTTACCAATGGGAGTTCCATAATTGGGTTTAATAGTGGTGTGGTTATGACCTCTGGAGCTGCAGCTTATTCTGTTGGTCCGAATAATTCAGGTAATCGTTCTGCAAGTAATTTTGAAAATGGGGATAATGACTTAAATACCTTATTAAATACTTTTACAAATGATGCTTGTGTAATTGAGTTTGACTTTTTACCCTTATCGGACACTGTTAGATTTACTTATGTATGGGGGTCTGAAGAATATCCGGAGTATGTAAATAGCGGGTATAATGATGTATTTGCCTTTTATTTAAGCGGAGGCCCATCTAATTTGCCACCAACAAATATTGCCTTAATACCTGGAACTAGCACTCCTGTTTCCATTGATAACGTGAATCAGTTTACGAACTCTTCATTTTATATTAATAATGCGGGTGGACAAGGACTTCAATACGATGGTTACACAGTTCCTTTGGAGGCAGTTGCGGCAGTTGTGCCTTGCCAAAGTTACCATATCAAATTGGTAGTTGCAGACGTAGGTGATTATATTTATGATAGTGCTGTGTTTTTAAAAGCCGGTAGTTTTAGCGCGGGAGAAGGGGTTACTTTATCTTCCAGCGTTACCAGCACCGGAAATAATACCATCTATGAAGGATGTCATGATGGTAAATTTACTTTTTCCAGAGATGCAAGTGGAGATTTGTCTGCACCTATGACTATTGGTTTTCAAGTTTCAGGAACAGCTACACCCGGAGCAGATTATACAGCATTCCCCGGAAGTATAACTATCCCTGCAGGACAAAGTGTTGCCAATTTGAATCTCAATACCATTTTGGATGGTTCTTCTGAGGCGAATGAAACCATTACAATCACCTTATCCAACGCCGGTTGTTTTTGTTCTACTCCGCCCAGTGCTACACTTACCATTCTGAACAACAATGCTTTATCAGCAACTATTTCGGGCCCTGCAACCGTTTGTTCGGGTCAATCAATAACCTTAACAGCTACTCCAACCGGTAGTTTTGGTCCATATAATTACAGTTGGTCGCCGGGTGGATCTACTGCGTCTTCCATTACTGTTTCACCGGGAACCACCACCACCTATAGTTTAACCATATCTGATGCCTGTTCAGCTCAAACCGCATCGAATACTTTAACAGTTTCGAATGCCAGTGCAACCTTTACAATTCCTGTTTCAAGCCAATGTTTACAAAACAATAACTTTTCATTTACTAATACCGGTGCCTCCGGATCAGGTGTTTCGCATAACTGGACATTTGGAGATGGAACATCATCAACCCAAGAAAATCCTTCTCATACTTACGCAACAGCCGGAAATTTTACCGTAACTCATACCATTTCCAGTGCAGGAGGTTGTTCTTCAAGTTCCACCCAAAATGTGACAGTATTAGCTAGTCCTTTGGTTACTGTTTCAACCACAAATAGCGCTTGTACTTCCAATACCGGAACTGCCATAGCTACCGTTTCTGGAGTTTCAACTCCTGTTACTTATTCGTGGAATACAACTCCGGTTCAAACAACTCCAACAGCTACCAATTTAGGTGCAGGAGTTTATACTGTTACTGTAAGTACGGGTGGTTCATGCAATGCTACTGCTACCGGAACAGTTAGTGCAGTTTCTAGTTTACAAGCCAACATAACCGCAACCACCCCTACTTATTGTGGAGGAGGAACTAACGGCACAGCAACAGCCATTGGTGTTGGAGGGATTCAACCGTATTCTTATTCTTGGAATACCACACCTGTGCAAACTTCTGCAACCGCCACAGGTCTTAGTTCCACAAATTACATAGTTACCGTTACTGATGCTGCCGGTTGCACAGCATTTGCAACTGCTACTATAAGCCAATCGAATACTTTTTTAGTGAACGTTTCCAGCACCAATGTAACCTGTAATCTAGGTGCTAATGGAACTGCGACAGCTTTTCCTCAAAGTGGAACACCTCCTTTTGTAGTATTGTGGAGCTCCGGTCAAAATACCGCTTCAATTAGTAACTTGACCGCCGGTACTTATACGGTAACCATTAACGATAATGGTGGATGTTCCGGAAGTAATACTGCCACCATTACACAACCAAGTTCTTTAACTGCTACATTGACTACCTCCCCTGTAAGTTGTGCCGGTGGAAATAATGGTTCGGCATCGGTTTCAGTTTCTGGTGGTATTTCTCCCTATACCTATCTATGGGGTGGTGGTCAAAACACTGCTTCAATAACAAACCAATCGGCTACGTCTACTTCTGTTTTAATTACTGATGCGAATGGTTGTACAAAATCTGTTTCCGGAAATATAACTCAGCCTCAACCTTTAACAATATCCATTTCAAGCCATACCAATATTACTTGTTTTGGTTTAAATAATGGAACGGCTAATGCAATTGCTTCAGGAGGAACAACACCATACACCTTCTCCTGGGATAATGGGCAGTCGACAATTAATGCCAATAATTTAAGCGCAGGTGCTCATACTGTAACTGTAACTGATGCCAGGGGATGTACAAATTCTGCCTCCATAACCATTACACAACCTACTCAGGTAGTAGCGGGAATTGCTTCATTTACGAATGTAACTTGCAACAGTACGAACAATGGAACAGCCAGTGCTACTGCATCCGGAGGAATTGGACCCTATGATTTTTTGTGGTCTGGTGGGCAAACAACTCAAAGCGTAAATGGATTAATTCCTGGATCTTATACGGTCACGGTCACGGACTTTTTTGGTTGTTCCAGCACATCGAATGTTACTATATCAAATACCCCGGGTATTTCTTTGTCAACCAATAAAACGGATGTTAGTTGTTTTGGACAATCAACCGGCACTGCCTCGGTTAATACATTAAATGGTCAAGCACCTTTTACATATTCTTGGAGCAATGGACAATTAACCAGCACAGCTACCAATTTGCCTGCCGGGGTAGTGACTGTTACCGTTACTGATGCACAAACCTGTTCGGGTTCTACCTCCATAACAATAGTTCAACCACCAGACCTGAATGTAAATATAACAGGAACCACCAATGTAAGTTGCTTAGGTTCTAGCAATGGTACAGCAGTCTCCTTGGCAAGTGGAGGAACATCTCCTTATTTTTATCAATGGAGCAACGGACAAAATACAGCAAACGCAAATGGTTTAAGTGCCGGTTCTTCTACGGTTGTGGTAACTGATAATAATGGTTGTATGGATTCGGCCTTTGCAACAATTGGAACACCTACTGCCGTAGCTGGATTGGTTAATGTTGTGTCAAATGCCAGTTGTAATGGAGCTGCCAACGGATCTCTTCAGGTTACAGCAAGTGGAGGAAATGGAGGTTATACCTATCTATGGTCTAATGGTCAAACTGCAGCAATTGCTACTAACCTGGCTGTTGGATCTTATACAGTTGAAATTACGGATGCTTTAGGTTGTAGTGGGTCGGCATCGGGATCTATAACGCAACCTACCCCAATTAGCATACAGTTTCCTTACCAGCTTTCGGTTTCTTGTAATGGATTGTCGGATGGTGGAATTTCTGCTTTGGCAGCAGGAGGTAATCCTCCATATTCTTTACTATGGGGTGATGGACAAACTACTGATACTGCTTTGGGGCTTCCTGCAGGAACAATTACCTTAACAGTTACAGACAATAATGGGTGTTCTGAAATAGATTCTGCCAGTATATTCGAACCAAGCCCAATTTTAGTTTCTTCTTTTGTTATTCATAATGCACTTTGTTTTGGAGATAGTAATGCTACAGCCGGAATGACCATTTTAGGAGGTAGTACACCTTATACCTATGCTTGGAGCAATGGAGAATCTGGTCCGGTTGCCAACAGTTTGTATGCCGGAGATTTTGCCATAGTTGTTACCGATGCCAATGGTTGTTTCGGTTCTGATTCACTTTCAGTTACCCAACCTTCACCGGTTTCTGTTTCCATCATTGGTACCCGTGCGGCAAACTGTTTTCAGGAGCCAAGTGGTCAAGGGTATGCCATTGCCACCGGAGGAACAGCACCATATCAATTTATTTGGGATAATGGAGAATCGGGGGATACTGCATTGCATTTAGTACCCGGATTTCATGTGGTTGCTGTGGTGGATTCGGCCGGTTGTCAGGCGGCAACAAATGATAGTATTAGTGGTCCAAGCCAACTTCAAATTCAGTTTACTGAGTTGCATAATCCCCTTTGTGCATTTGATAATTCCGGAAGTATAACGATATTGCCGGGTGGTGGAACTCCCGGTTATACGGCATTTTGGACCAATGGACAAACCGGAATGTCTGCCATCCAACTAGAAGCCGGCGCCTACACCGTTACCTTGGTTGATAGCAACGGATGTTCGGCCCAAGCAGATACTTTCCTCAACAACCCTCCTGTATTAGTAATTTCAAGCATTTCAACCGTACATTTAACTTGTAATGGTTATAACAATGGTAGGGTGATGGTGCATGCAGAGGGCGGAACCTTGCCTTATACTTTTGCTTGGGATAATGGAGGAACGGATTCTATTATTGGACAGTTGGATGGTGGAAATTACAATGTGGTAGTTACAGATTCAAATGGTTGTACTGTGCAAGGAGGGGCCACGGTTTTAGAGCCCGATACTTTAGAAGCGTCGGTGCTTGGAATTGATGATCCATCCTGTTTTGGTTCGACCAATGGTTCAGGCGTGGCCTTTGTTATAGGTGGAACTCAGCCCTATTCTTATTTTTTGGATACAGTTCAAAGTCCAACCTCTGTATTAAATGATTTAGGTGCAGGTACTTATACGCTTTATGTAATGGATGACAATAGTTGCAGAGATACGGTGATATTTAGTTTAACTCAACCACAACAAGTTGTTACTATAATTACTGGCACAGATAGCATTTGTTTAGGAGGAAGTGTTCAATTGGAAGCTTCTGCCAGTGGCGGCAATGGAATATACTCCTACAATTGGCCTGGATTAGGTTTAAATGATACCTTAATAACGGTGACACCTGTTCAGGATAGTTTATTAATTGCCGTAGCAACTGATTTTAATGGCTGTTTAGGGTTGTCTGATACATTTGGAATTACGGTAGTTATGCCTCCTAACATAACCTTCACACAAAGTGCACCCGGAGGATGTGGTGCTCCTTCTCTTGTTCAATTTGAAAATACAACAATTGGAACAACGAATGTTAATTGGGATTTTGGGAATGGATTTGTTTCAACCATTAATACCCCTTCAACCTCTTATACTTCTGTTGGAACCTTTACCATTCAGTTGGTAGGTTCCAATGCCTTTGGTTGCACCGATTCAACTAGTTCAACCTATGTGGTGAGTGAAATGCCAATAGCTTCATTCGTCGGTAGTGATTCTGCTTGTAATTCAGTTATTTTGACCTATGACAATACCAGTATTGGTGCTATTGATTATTTATGGATTTTTGGTGATGGGGATACCTCTTTAGAGTTTGAACCTATGCATATTTTTAATGATCCGGGAGTTTTTGATGTTATGCTTATTGCAAGGCTGGATGGTTGTTCAGATACTGCTTTTGCTCCTGCTTCAATTGTTGTTTACCAGCCTCCAATAGCAGATTTTTCGGTTTCCGGAGGACAGCAAGAAGACGCCGGAATTGTTCATTTTGTGGATAATTCTCAGAATGGAGTGCAGTGGTCTTGGTCGTTTGGGGATGGTGACTCCTCCAATGTTCAGAACCCTAATCACCTATACAGTAATTTTGGAGAATACCTGATTAAGTTTACGGTAATGAGTGATAAAGGGTGTTATGCAAATACATCGAGAACCATTTATGTAGAATTGTTTAAGAATCTATCGGTTCCAAATGCATTGATTCAAGGAGGTGAAGGAGAAACCGGTTTGTTTTTGCCAAAAGGAGTTGGATTAATGGAATATACTTGTTTGGTATATGATAAATGGGGAAACTTGCTTTGGTCATCCGATAAACTTGATAATGGGCGTCCGGCGGAGGGTTGGGATGGAACCTATAAAGGGGAAGCGGTGGAATTGGGATCCTATATGTGGAAAATTGAAGCCAAGTTTGCAGATAGCGATCAATGGGAAGGGAAAAAAGTGGGCAATGATTACTTCCAAACAGGGTCAGTTTCGGTAATTCGGTAA
- a CDS encoding ComF family protein, which translates to MLHIIKRQLDGLLSLAYPDYCSACGEALLQHERNVCGICRNNLPKTHFHTYSDNPASKLFWGKVLIRTAASYYYFQKGDKVQKLIHQLKYKGEKEIGETVGIWYGEELKESTMFQDLDLIIPVPLHPEKLVRRGYNQAEWFGRGLSKSLNVELDCRSLERIKFTETQTRRSMFDRYQNIEDVFSFRRMEESRRHILIVDDVLTTGSTLISCIDSIRKEHGSELSISVATMAIAKH; encoded by the coding sequence ATGTTACATATTATCAAAAGACAACTTGATGGGTTATTAAGTTTGGCATATCCTGATTATTGCTCTGCATGTGGAGAGGCTTTGCTTCAGCATGAAAGAAATGTATGCGGGATATGCCGGAATAACCTACCAAAAACCCATTTTCATACTTATTCAGATAATCCTGCTAGCAAACTATTTTGGGGAAAGGTCTTGATTCGAACCGCTGCATCCTATTATTATTTTCAAAAGGGGGACAAGGTTCAAAAACTTATCCACCAGTTAAAATACAAAGGTGAAAAGGAAATAGGAGAAACAGTAGGAATTTGGTATGGTGAGGAATTGAAGGAATCAACCATGTTTCAAGATCTGGATTTGATTATTCCTGTACCCTTGCATCCTGAAAAACTTGTTAGAAGAGGCTACAACCAAGCTGAATGGTTTGGTAGAGGGTTGTCTAAGTCACTAAATGTTGAACTTGATTGTAGAAGTTTAGAACGAATTAAGTTTACTGAAACCCAAACACGTAGAAGTATGTTTGATCGGTATCAAAACATTGAAGATGTTTTTAGTTTTCGTAGGATGGAAGAATCAAGACGACATATATTAATCGTAGACGATGTATTGACCACCGGATCAACCTTGATTAGTTGTATTGATTCAATTCGAAAGGAACATGGCTCAGAACTATCAATAAGTGTAGCAACCATGGCCATTGCCAAACATTGA
- a CDS encoding class I SAM-dependent methyltransferase → MEENLCGEWYKDWFDTSYYHLLYKDRDFAEAERFLDHLIQELKPNSNSKLLDVACGKGRHSIYLNHLGYEVTGFDLSNESISYARKFEGKSLHFFQHDMRLPFRINYFDWAFNLFTSMGYFPRPLDNLKVIQSMAAAIKPGGGIVIDFLNAEFVLRNLVKYSEKRVEGLTFSLKKEILNNEVIKTISFIDNGKPFEFQERVTLLTVEDFKSMFRQSGLNLEGVFGDYNLSDFDSAISERLILIGRKGI, encoded by the coding sequence ATGGAAGAAAATTTATGCGGAGAATGGTACAAAGACTGGTTTGATACTTCCTATTATCACTTACTTTATAAAGATAGGGATTTTGCTGAAGCTGAAAGGTTTTTAGATCATTTGATCCAAGAGTTAAAACCTAATTCAAATTCCAAGTTATTGGATGTTGCATGTGGAAAAGGAAGACATAGTATTTATTTGAATCATTTGGGCTATGAGGTTACCGGATTTGACTTGTCCAATGAAAGTATTTCCTATGCAAGAAAGTTTGAAGGAAAATCGCTACATTTTTTCCAGCACGATATGCGTTTACCCTTTCGTATTAATTATTTTGATTGGGCATTTAATTTGTTTACCAGCATGGGTTATTTTCCAAGGCCACTTGATAATTTGAAGGTTATTCAGTCTATGGCTGCAGCGATTAAGCCTGGAGGAGGTATAGTAATTGATTTCTTGAATGCAGAATTTGTGCTAAGAAATTTGGTAAAATATTCCGAGAAAAGAGTGGAGGGGCTGACCTTTAGTTTGAAAAAGGAGATCTTAAATAATGAAGTCATAAAAACCATTTCATTCATTGATAACGGTAAACCATTTGAATTCCAAGAACGGGTTACATTATTGACAGTTGAGGATTTTAAATCTATGTTTAGGCAATCTGGTTTAAATTTAGAAGGTGTCTTTGGAGATTATAACTTAAGTGATTTTGATTCGGCGATTTCTGAACGCTTAATATTAATTGGTAGGAAAGGTATATAG